In [Phormidium] sp. ETS-05, the genomic window TCAGCCCCAAACTTCGCTAGTTCCGCATATCTCTTTCTTTCTAAGGTTTTCTCTAAACCTTCCTTAGTCTCCTCGTGTTCCAAGTCGCCGTCATAAAACTTATCGAGAACGGTTTTGAGGGCTGCATCAGCGTCGGGAAGCGAAATCACGCTTAAAGTCTGACTAAAATAAGCGTTGCTGGCGGAACGAATTAGGAGCCGGTTATATTCGGGTTTGTCGGTAGGAACAATGTTACCATCTTTATCAACCTCATGGCACCAACATTTTTCAGTACCTCTTTCCCCTAACCAGGGCCTTTTTCCCTGGCATTTTCCCAACACTTTGGAGTTTTTCTGTTTCGCTTGAGCGAGGGGGCGACGTTTCCCGCAGTCGCAACGGACAAATATTTCCTCAAAGTCATTGCCCGAACCGGCTTCATCTAGCCAGAGTTGCCCCCGACAAGTGGTGTTAAAATCCTCATGGGCGAAAACATACCAGTCAATATCATCTAAATGGCCATTGGTGCAGGCTTGCACAAAGCGGACGGGAACGGCTTTTATCTTTTTTCCCTCAAATTTTGCCCCATCTTTAATAGCACTCCGCCGCAGCAGGGGACGAGTGCGATACTCTTTACCTTTGGCCATATGAGTCCGATCGACCTGACCCAGGAACCAGGTAGGGAAAATAAAGGCATTCACCCCATTGATGTCGTTATCGTCCGTCTTGGTGGGTGGGGCATAGAATTTGATATCATCCACCCCGAGGATTTTTGCCACCTTGGCTCTGAGGCGGTCTTCCCAAATTGGCTGACCTTTCCCTTTCCAGCAGCTCAACCCAGAAATGACGATCGAGCATTCCGGTAAATCCACCATTGCACCCGGTCCAAAGGTGGTTAAAAGCTGGCTTTGGCGTAATTCGGCGTCTGGTTTTGGTTTGCTCTTCATCTGTTATTCCTCATTCTCACCTTGTCTCCCCGTCTCCCCTGCTGATTTTCCCTTCTCATAGGCAAACTGCCTCTTGATTCACCTGCTCTCGCATCCGCTCTTTAAGCATCGTTGGGGTTGCTACATCTACTTTTCTTTGCAATAGGGTTTCTAAATCCTGAATTAACCCCATCGGAAACCAAGGACTGCGGTGGCTGGGGTCATAATCTACTAAAAAATCAATATCGCTAGTTTCCCGCTCTTGCTTCCGGGCGACTGAGCCAAAAACTCTTACATTGTAAGCGCCATGTTTGGCGGCGATCGCTAGGATTTGGTCTCGCCGCTCATAGAGTAAATTGTCTAACAGGGGTTGATTCATTGTTTCACCTCACGGGGAACAGGGGAACAGGGGGCGCTTACACAATTATCCCACAATTGTGCAGATTAGGGGGAGATGGGGAGGATGGGGAGGAGAGGGAGGATGGGGAGGATAGGGAGGATGGGGAGGATAGGGAGGATGGGGAGGATGGGGAGGATAGGGAGGAAGATTGCTCCCCACACTTCCCACACTCCCCCATCCCCCTGCTCCATCTCACTCTGGCTCACGAACCCATAAATTAACCGTGGGTTCTACGTCCCGCAAGCTGCGTTGGGCTTTAAATTTCTGTTGGTCCTGCGGGGCTTCGTCAGCTTTCGGGTCAAATACATCCAACAGCAACGCAGTAACGGCGTCCGTTTCTTGCTTGTTGTACTGAATGCGCTTTTCCTTGTCGGCGATGCTTTGCCAAGTGTCCAACAGGTCGATAACTTGATTGCGGATTTCCTGGCGTAAGGTTTCGCTAGCATCGGAGTGTAGGTCGGGATTATGGGCCTCTGCACGGCGGGAAATCGTTTCTACTACGGCGTCCAGTTGGGAGCGATATTGGCTAATCTGCGATGCTCCTACCGGTGGTGTCATCTCCTTAACCCCCAGGCGAGCTAGGGCCACTGTCACCGCCGCTAAACCCCGATCGAGCGCCCGAGGCGAAAACGGCGTCACGCTGGTGGCTTCCACCGCCCGGTAAAAACTGGCGTGCCAGGTGGGGAATCGCTCATAATGAGACCGATCGCGTGGGCGATGAACATTGAGCAGCGTCACCACCAACCCCGGTTTATTTTGGTCTCGCCCCACCCGGCTGGTGGATTGAATATATTCGGCAGCGGTTTTCGGCTGACCTAATACTACCATTAACCCCAGTCGCACAATATCCAAACCCACAGAAATCATATTTGTGGCCAAAGCCACATCTACCCGCTCCTTATCCGTAAATGGTAAAGCCAAACGGCGTTTAGTATTCGCCACCTCATTCGTATTAATGCGGGAGGTCAGTTCTTGGGGTTCGTCATCGATTTTTCGATCGGCCAATAACGGACTCCCATCCTCCCCATTTCGCACTCGCCGCTGTCCATACTTCAGTAAACGGGAATTTACCTCATCCTCCACAATCCGACGACTGCCCCCCAGTTCCCGCAGGGAGTTAAAATAACCCAACAAAGTCATATAAGGGTCAGCCGGATTAGATGTATTTTTCGCTCCCCCCGCTTGCTGCCATTCCTTTTGCGCAGCGGATAAAAGCGCCAAATAAGCCTTCAGCAACACCACTTTTAAACTGCGTCCCTGCGCCGCCACCCCCACATACAGACGACCGGGGGACTCCTCCGTAGGGATAGTTTTGGCAAAAAAGGAATCATGGCGGTTTGGACCCGGAGGCGGGAAAATATCCACCACATTTCGCCCAAATAAAGCCTGAATTTGACGTTCCGCTCGGCGGACAGTGGCGGTGGAAGCAATCACCTTGGGGCGAATTATTTTACCATTCTTCTCAATACTACATAGGCTATCGATCGCCGTTTCATACAGTCCCACCATCGTCCCCAATGGCCCAGAAATTAGGTGTAATTCATCTTGAATCACCAAATCTGGCGGCGGTAAAGGCGCAGGTAATGGTTTGCCCTTTTTGGTGTCATCCGCTAGACCATAGAAACCATCTTTGCTGCTATGGGTCACTTTACCAAATAAACCCCCCGTTTGTCCCACCCAAGGCAAACTGGCAAATTTATCCACCGTAGCCACAATAAAACAAGGCAACCGCCGATAAAGCGGCTCATCTACTGCTACAATGGGTAAATAATTATTGCCAGTAAATTTACACCGGCGATTCATGCAGCTAATCCGCAAATCTTGGGGATTCTCTGCATCTGGCAACAATTGAAAAGAATTTTTAGAGAATTTCTCGCCACACCAGGGGCATTTTTCTAGAGGAACCGGTGCAGGGTGGTTGCCCTTCTTAAACTCCAGAGTTTTGAAGCGAGCCGAATAAGTATCATTTTTATCACCTTTCTTGCCCATGCGGTTGGGAGTTGCCCCTTGACCCACCCAAAGGCCAATCTCAAACGGCCAATCTCCCAGCAATTTTGGATTCTGCTGCCTTTCTAATTCCAAAGCGCAAATTAATCGCGAGGCTCGCTCTAATTGGTCGAGAGTTAGCAACCGCAGCGTATAGCGCATTAAAACGCTCACTCCCGCTGACTGAATACCCGGATTTTTCAACCGCCGCAACACCAGA contains:
- the drmB gene encoding DrmB family protein: MKSKPKPDAELRQSQLLTTFGPGAMVDLPECSIVISGLSCWKGKGQPIWEDRLRAKVAKILGVDDIKFYAPPTKTDDNDINGVNAFIFPTWFLGQVDRTHMAKGKEYRTRPLLRRSAIKDGAKFEGKKIKAVPVRFVQACTNGHLDDIDWYVFAHEDFNTTCRGQLWLDEAGSGNDFEEIFVRCDCGKRRPLAQAKQKNSKVLGKCQGKRPWLGERGTEKCWCHEVDKDGNIVPTDKPEYNRLLIRSASNAYFSQTLSVISLPDADAALKTVLDKFYDGDLEHEETKEGLEKTLERKRYAELAKFGADIIWAEIERRKSGQGELDKTIKQVELEALLSCSPEMGHPKSSQNDDFDARDRSLDQLDPKWRPFIQKIVLVHRLREVIAQIGFTRFQASIPDIEGELEDIDINVRRGELDLETNWLPAIENKGEGVFIALSKSEVEAWAKNPK
- a CDS encoding nucleotidyltransferase family protein, encoding MNQPLLDNLLYERRDQILAIAAKHGAYNVRVFGSVARKQERETSDIDFLVDYDPSHRSPWFPMGLIQDLETLLQRKVDVATPTMLKERMREQVNQEAVCL
- the drmA gene encoding DISARM system helicase DrmA — its product is MTTSADVRQNLLEALRLDLIGPVPGDPSYHLYQEEVIPQAPSKWYLTGFLAPFGVSIDYKSDVTADEDLDLYQGSVTSDDAAAPEAAAARKVPFPSSMGLSFLISDRVSELQATVSWGDYTPIPGEQAPLTPDDEEEATNQTFWQRTPQIIELKIPLSSTNQPKQIDIPDSGLALVINNRPVRWLGLDPDRASLFPPGTRSVSVFLVNHRQPDAQRDKTFVFQTKLSLQCEEGFIPRSDPRDGGNSDWDEAVASVQYRNDYEFAVGHNVSVVAQPKNDICHNISTTWIPTAEVPRIAPANIPDVELGMEVLAAAPDAATIQKMINPLVTAYQTWIAQQHQTPLEKKAEPVAKKLLDNAERAGKRIAAGLAALDDPKVFEAFRIANRVIATARRQQLSQEQQKPAADFAEPSWRPFQLAFMLLNLASIADPENSDRETVDLLFFPTGGGKTEAYLGLAAFALVLRRLKNPGIQSAGVSVLMRYTLRLLTLDQLERASRLICALELERQQNPKLLGDWPFEIGLWVGQGATPNRMGKKGDKNDTYSARFKTLEFKKGNHPAPVPLEKCPWCGEKFSKNSFQLLPDAENPQDLRISCMNRRCKFTGNNYLPIVAVDEPLYRRLPCFIVATVDKFASLPWVGQTGGLFGKVTHSSKDGFYGLADDTKKGKPLPAPLPPPDLVIQDELHLISGPLGTMVGLYETAIDSLCSIEKNGKIIRPKVIASTATVRRAERQIQALFGRNVVDIFPPPGPNRHDSFFAKTIPTEESPGRLYVGVAAQGRSLKVVLLKAYLALLSAAQKEWQQAGGAKNTSNPADPYMTLLGYFNSLRELGGSRRIVEDEVNSRLLKYGQRRVRNGEDGSPLLADRKIDDEPQELTSRINTNEVANTKRRLALPFTDKERVDVALATNMISVGLDIVRLGLMVVLGQPKTAAEYIQSTSRVGRDQNKPGLVVTLLNVHRPRDRSHYERFPTWHASFYRAVEATSVTPFSPRALDRGLAAVTVALARLGVKEMTPPVGASQISQYRSQLDAVVETISRRAEAHNPDLHSDASETLRQEIRNQVIDLLDTWQSIADKEKRIQYNKQETDAVTALLLDVFDPKADEAPQDQQKFKAQRSLRDVEPTVNLWVREPE